One segment of Theobroma cacao cultivar B97-61/B2 chromosome 9, Criollo_cocoa_genome_V2, whole genome shotgun sequence DNA contains the following:
- the LOC18589344 gene encoding probable 18S rRNA (guanine-N(7))-methyltransferase, with product MSSRPELQAPPEIFYDDTEARKYTSSSRIAEIQTKLSERALELLALPDDGVPRLLLDIGCGSGLSGETITENGHQWVGLDISQSMLNVALEKEVEGDLLLGDMGQGLGLRPGVIDGAISISAVQWLCNADKSSHEPRLRLKAFFGSLYRCLARGARAVLQVYPENLAQHELILSYAMRAGFAGGVVVDFPHSTKSRKEYLVLTCGPPSLSTTIPNGKGEDGESCSDDESSGDEENRTVCISDRHRPRKKQKINKRGKGREWVLRKKEQMRRKGNVVPPDTKYTARKRKSRF from the exons ATGTCGAGTCGGCCCGAGTTGCAAGCCCCGCCCGAGATTTTCTACGACGATACTGAGGCTCGAAAATACACTTCCTCTTCTCGTATTGCCGAAATTCAG ACGAAGCTTTCTGAGAGAGCGCTGGAGCTTCTCGCTTTGCCTGATGATGGAGTCCCCAGATTGCTCCTTGATATCG ggTGTGGATCAGGGCTTAGTGGGGAAACAATAACTGAGAATGGACACCAATGGGTTGGTTTAGATATTTCTCAGTCGATGCTGA ATGTTGCGCTGGAAAAAGAGGTAGAGGGTGACTTATTACTTGGTGATATGGGTCAG ggTTTAGGACTTCGTCCTGGAGTTATCGATGGGGCTATAAGTATCTCCGCTGTTCAG TGGTTATGCAATGCTGACAAGTCCTCTCATGAGCCAAGATTGAGATTAAA GGCTTTTTTCGGATCATTATATAGATGCTTAGCGAGGGGAGCAAGAGCAGTGCTCCAAGTATATCCTGAAAATCTAGCCCAACATGAGCTGATTTTGAGTTATGCAATGCGTGCTGGATTTGCTGGTGGTGTGGTTGTTGATTTCCCACACAG TACCAAAAGTAGAAAAGAATACCTTGTCCTCACTTGTGGTCCACCATCCCTCAGCACAACCATTCCTAATGGAAAAGGTGAAGATGGAGAAAGTTGCTCTGATGATGAGAGCAGCGGAGATGAAGAAAATCGGACG GTTTGCATTTCAGACAGGCACAGACCGAGGAAAAAGCAGAAAATAAACAAGAGAGGCAAGGGCAGAGAATGGGTGTTGAGGAAGAAGGAACAGATGAGAAGGAAAGGTAATGTTGTGCCCCCAGACACCAAATACACAGCTCGGAAACGGAAGTCTCGCTTCTGA
- the LOC18589345 gene encoding valine--tRNA ligase, mitochondrial 1 has product MSQQPDKKPETEEDLERKKKKEEKAREKELKKLKALEKAELAKLKAQQGSNAPKKSAKKNVKREADEENPQDFVDPDTPLGEKKRLSSQMAKQYSPAAVEKSWYAWWEKSGFFQADAGSSKPPFVIVLPPPNVTGALHIGHALTSAIQDTMIRWRRMSGYNALWVPGVDHAGIATQVVVEKKLMRERCLTRHDVGREEFVNEVWKWKTEYGGTILRQQRRMGASLDWSRECFTMDEKRSKAVTEAFCRLYEEGLIYRDLRLVNWDCGLRTAISDIEVDYTDIKERTLLKVPGYEKPVEFGVLTSFAYPLEGELGEIVVATTRVETMLGDTAIAIHPHDKRYSHLHGKFAVHPFNGRKLPIICDAILVDPSFGTGAVKITPAHDPNDFEVGKRHNIEFINIFTDDGKINSNGGPEFAGMPRFKAREAVIEALQKKKLYRGAQNNEMRLGLCSRSNDVVEPMIKAQWYVNCSSMAKQALDAAMDDQNRKLEFIPKQYTAEWKRWLENIRDWCISRQLWWGHRIPAWYVTLEDDEMKELGAYNDHWMVARNEEQALAEVKKKFPGKKFEMLQDPDVLDTWFSSGLFPLSVLGWPDDTDDLKAFYPTSVLETGHDILFFWVARMVMLGITLGGDIPFRKVYLHPMIRDAHGRKMSKSLGNVIDPLEVINGVSLEGLHKRLEEGNLDPNELATAKAGQVKDFPNGIAECGADALRFALVSYTAQSDKINLDIQRVVGYRQWCNKLWNAVRFAMSKLPDDYTPPPTINLGTMPFSCGWILSVLNKAISKTVMSLNAYEFSDAATSVYSWWQYQFCDVFIEAIKPYFAGDNPAFSSERSSARDALWVCLESGLRLLHPFMPHVTEELWQRLPGVKSHTRKESIMICEFPSPMESWTNERVEYEMDLVESTVRSFRSLRAELLAKQKNERLPAFAFCQSEEVAEIIRSCELEILTLATLSSLKVLLSGVDEAPAGCAFENVNEHLKVYLKVHGALNAEAEREKIKSKMDEILKQQEKLMKIMNASVYQEKVPTHIQEENATKLAKLLQEFEFFKKESERMEFEAEQRK; this is encoded by the exons ATG TCTCAGCAACCCGATAAGAAGCCTGAGACTGAAGAAGACCTTGAAcgcaagaagaagaaagaagaaaaa GCGAGGGAGAAGGAACTGAAGAAACTCAAGGCCCTTGAAAAAGCTGAGTTGGCCAAACTTAAG GCACAACAAGGATCGAATGCTCCGAAAAAGAGTGCAAAGAAAAATGTCAAGCGAGAAGCCGATGAGGAGAATCCACAGGATTTTGTGGATCCAGATACTCCTTTGGGTGAGAAAAAGAGACTCTCTTCTCAGATGGCCAAACAATACAGTCCAGCTGCTGTGGAGAAGTC ATGGTATGCGTGGTGGGAGAAATCAGGGTTTTTTCAGGCTGATGCAGGCAGCTCAAAACCACCATTTGTGATT GTTCTTCCTCCTCCAAATGTGACTGGGGCCCTACACATTGGCCATGCCCTCACAAGTGCCATACAG GACACAATGATTCGCTGGAGAAGAATGTCTGGATATAATGCATTGTGGGTACCTGGTGTGGACCATGCTGGGATAGCTACACAG GTGGTTGTGGAGAAAAAGCTAATGCGTGAAAGATGCTTAACGAGGCATGATGTTGGTCGTGAGGAATTTGTAAATGAA GTTTGGAAGTGGAAGACTGAGTACGGTGGTACCATTCTGAGACAGCAAAGGCGAATGGGTGCCTCCCTTGATTGGTCTCGTGAG TGCTTTACAATGGATGAGAAGAGGTCGAAGGCTGTGACGGAAGCCTTTTGTCGTCTTTATGAGGAGGGTCTTATTTATAG GGATCTAAGGTTAGTGAATTGGGATTGTGGCTTGCGAACTGCTATTTCTGATATTGAG GTAGATTATACAGACATCAAAGAAAGGACTTTGTTAAAGGTCCCTGGTTACGAAAAGCCAGTGGAGTTTGGTGTATTGACATCATTTGCTTACCCTTTGGAGGGAGAGCTGGGTGAAATTGTTGTTGCTACTACAAGAGTGGAAACAATGCTTGGTGATACAGCTATAGCTATTCATCCGCATGACAAGAGGTACAGTCATCTGCATGGTAAATTTGCAGTTCATcctttcaatgggagaaaactCCCAATAATCTGTGATGCAATTCTAGTTGATCCGAGTTTTGGAACTGGTGCAGTTAAG ATAACTCCAGCTCATGATCCAAATGATTTTGAGGTTGGGAAGCGCCATAATATTGAATTTATTAACATTTTTACTGATGACGGGAAAATAAATAGCAATGGTGGACCAGAATTTGCTGGAATGCCACGGTTTAAGGCTCGTGAGGCTGTGATTGAAGCATTGCAGAAGAAG AAATTGTATAGAGGAGCTCAAAATAATGAGATGCGACTTGGCCTTTGTTCAAGAAGTAATGATGTTGTGGAGCCAATGATAAAGGCCCAGTGGTATGTTAACTGCAGTAGCATGGCGAAGCAGGCTCTTGATGCAGCCATGGATGATCAAAACAGGAAGCTTGAGTTCATTCCAAAGCAGTATACTGCTGAATGGAAAAG ATGGCTTGAGAACATACGTGATTGGTGTATTTCAAGGCAGCTTTGGTGGGGTCACCGTATTCCTGCATGGTATGTGACACTGGAAGATGATGAAATGAAGGAACTTGGTGCATATAATGATCACTGGATGGTTGCTAGAAATGAGGAACAGGCTCTAGCGGAAGTTAAGAAGAAATTTCCTGGGAAGAAATTTGAGATGTTGCAAGATCCTGATGTACTTGACACTTGGTTTTCTTCTGGTCTATTCCCATTATCTGTGTTGGGATGGCCGGATGATACAGATGATCTAAAAGCATTTTATCCAACTTCAGTCCTTGAAACTGGGCATGACATTCTCTTTTTTTGGGTTGCTCGAATGGTTATGTTGGGAATTACGTTGGGAGGTGACATACCATTCAGGAAG gTTTACTTGCATCCTATGATCCGAGATGCACATGGGCGTAAGATGTCGAAGTCTTTGGGAAATGTAATAGATCCTCTTGAAGTAATAAATGGAGTATCACTTGAAGGTCTTCACAAGAGGCTGGAGGAGGGTAACTTGGATCCTAATGAGCTGGCCACCGCCAAAGCAGGGCAGGTGAAAGATTTTCCCAATGGTATTGCTGAATGTGGTGCAGATGCTCTCCGGTTTGCTCTTGTTTCTTACACTGCTCAG tcagataaaataaatttggatatCCAAAGAGTGGTTGGCTATCGTCAATGGTGTAACAAATTATGGAATGCTGTTCGTTTTGCTATGAGTAAACTTCCAGATGACTATACTCCTCCACCAACCATAAATCTGGGGACAATGCCTTTCAGTTGTGGTTGGATACTCTCAGTGTTGAACAAGGCTATATCAAAAACCGTAATGTCATTAAATGCATACGAATTCTCAGATGCTGCGACCAGTGTGTATTCATGGTGGCAGTATCAATTCTGCGATGTTTTCATTGAAGCAATCAAGCCTTACTTTGCTGGTGATAATCCAGCCTTTTCCTCTGAAAGGAGTTCTGCACGAGATGCTCTTTGGGTTTGTTTGGAAAGCGGCCTGCGATTGcttcatccatttatgccaCATGTTACAGAAGAACTGTGGCAACGTCTTCCAGGAGTCAAGAGCCACACAAGGAAAGAATCTATAATGATATGTGAATTCCCATCACCAATGGAG AGTTGGACAAATGAAAGGGTGGAATATGAAATGGACCTGGTGGAGTCCACTGTAAGGTCTTTTAGGTCACTTAGAGCAGAGCTGCTTGCTAAGCAGAAGAATGAAAG GTTACCTGCCTTTGCATTCTGTCAAAGTGAGGAAGTCGCAGAAATCATTAGATCTTGTGAATTAGAGATCTTAACCCTTGCCACGTTATCATCATTAAAG GTTCTACTGAGTGGTGTAGATGAGGCTCCAGCTGGATGTGCATTTGAGAATGTCAATGAACACCTTAAAGTTTATCTGAAGGTTCACGGAGCTCTAAACGCAGAAGCAGAACGTGAGAAGATCAAGAGCAAGATGGATGAAATACTGAA GCAGCAGGAGAAGTTGATGAAGATAATGAATGCATCTGTGTATCAAGAAAAGGTTCCAACTCATATCCAAGAAGAGAATGCTACAAAGCTGGCAAAACTTCTCcaagaatttgaatttttcaaaaaagaaagtgaACGAATGGAATTTGAAGCGGAGCAGCGAAAGTGA